The following DNA comes from Candidatus Poribacteria bacterium.
AGTTTATCCGCCGCGCACCGTTGGCTGTTACTGCTCCCGGCATCGCTATCTTCCTCATCGTCTTGGGATTCAACCTCCTCGGCGACGCGCTCCGAGATGCTCTCGACCCGCAAATAGATTGAGGTTCAACGATATTGGTATCAGCAGACATCAATTTTAATATTTTTTTGACACACCTTGCTTTTTGTGATATAATTCAATGCAAATTTAATCCAGCGAGGTTTAATACCTGATGGAGTCCGCTTTAAAAAGCCAATTTTTGAAAATGAGTCTCAATATCACGAGGCTAAACGCAACGAGTACCTGCCAACTGCGTTCCCAACTCAATTCGGGAAGCCTGCAATCCACGTTTTATACATTCCTTACACTCATGAGTGTCCTACTTTATCTCTGCATCGGTGCTGCTGCAGCCGAAACACGGGAGTATTGGATCGCTGCTGAGAAAGTTGAATGGAACTACGCGCCAAGTGGACAAAACCTCATCAGACCCGCGATGGGGTTGGACGTTTGGGGGAAAGCACTCGTCTATGAAAAATATCGCTACATTCAATACACAAATGATACCTACACGACACAGGTCGAACAACCCGTGTGGATGGGGATCCTTGGACCGCAACTGCACGCCGTTGAAGGCGATAGTGTTCGGGTGCATTTTCTCAACCGCGCCGACAAACCCCTCAGCATTCACGTACACGGATTACAATATGATGAAGCAAACGAAGGGGCTGATATGAAGGGATCGGGTGCCGCTGTGCCACCAGGTGGAAAATTTACCTATCACTGGGAGGCAGATAGCGATGCTGCTCCCGGTCCGAACGATCCGTCGTCTATCGTTTGGCTTTATCACTCGCATGTCGAGGCGGTTACCGAGGTTTACGACGGTTTGATTGGAACCATCGTCGTCACAAAAAAAGGGATGGAACGCTCGACGAACGATCCGCGTCCCAAAGATATTGACAAAGCCTTCACTACGCTGTTTCTGATCTTCAATGAAAATGACCGCACAATCGTCAAAAGTGGACAAAGCGCGGCGTATGACTCTCCTGAAGAGGCTGAAGAGGGAAATCTTAAACACGCTATTAACGGCTATATCTTTGGCAATCTACAAGGGTTGGAAGTTGAACAGCACGATAGGGTCCGGTGGTATCTTATCGGATTAGGCACTGAAGTCGATATGCACACGGCACACTGGCACGGTCAAACGGTGCTGAACGCTGGAAAACGCACTGACGTGGTAGATTTACTCCCAGGCTCTATGGTTACAGTGGATATGACAGCGAAAACTCCGGGCAACTGGCTCTATCATTGCCATGTCGCTGATCACATCACAGCAGGTATGAACACACGTTGGCGGGTGGTCCCAAAACCCCAAGAAAACGCGCAGTAAGCGTCTATTCAAAAATTTTGAACCTTTCACCATCAAATCTGACTAAATTTGTATCAGATTCGATTGGATAATAGTCCATCTATTCTAACCCAAGTTGCTACTTATTTATACACATAGCACTCCGCTGGAGTGCGAGGGATTAAATACGCCATTTTCTATAGACATATCACCCCGCTGGGGTGAAGAACGTGCTGAAAAAGGTCCTTCAAACGCGTAGAACTCGTTAGTAGCAAGTTGGGTTATTATAGTAACGCCAGTTTGAAAATAAATCTGTAGGTGTTTTTGCTTGGGTGTTTCCCCAGGTAGAGCGGTAAATACACACCAAAAGCAACTTTTCAAGGAAACCCTTTCTGCCTAAGTACCGGTAGCGAAACCCGACATTTCACTTTTATCAAACTCACGTTATAGTAAAGTCGAAAAATATGTAGACAGTTGTGCAGCGAAACAACCCGCCGCTGGCGAGGATTGTATCCTCG
Coding sequences within:
- a CDS encoding multicopper oxidase domain-containing protein; the encoded protein is MSVLLYLCIGAAAAETREYWIAAEKVEWNYAPSGQNLIRPAMGLDVWGKALVYEKYRYIQYTNDTYTTQVEQPVWMGILGPQLHAVEGDSVRVHFLNRADKPLSIHVHGLQYDEANEGADMKGSGAAVPPGGKFTYHWEADSDAAPGPNDPSSIVWLYHSHVEAVTEVYDGLIGTIVVTKKGMERSTNDPRPKDIDKAFTTLFLIFNENDRTIVKSGQSAAYDSPEEAEEGNLKHAINGYIFGNLQGLEVEQHDRVRWYLIGLGTEVDMHTAHWHGQTVLNAGKRTDVVDLLPGSMVTVDMTAKTPGNWLYHCHVADHITAGMNTRWRVVPKPQENAQ